One Bacteriovorax sp. PP10 DNA window includes the following coding sequences:
- a CDS encoding M14 family metallopeptidase, translating into MFRKLLFLSLLLAVNVTLAAEQIRSYQVSVNPLKMNKIAKQFEVVQKLEKGFEVYVLEERVPEFLKLAPHAVLLQKNIHSETADKAIPVYRNYAQVENDLKAFAADFKNLATLETYGVTKQGRNLYVLKLSTGGENKPRLMITAATHGDELITTEVLFNLTGELLKGYGVDARLTKILDGRDIYIIPVVSADSFEARQRYVQNMDPNRAYPWPDEPNNKTVDVIQSMMDLTNKVKFTGSLDLHAYGKLVMYPWGYTRKAPTNAADVVTFKDLVVSMAKDNQYKAGQISTTIYVAEGSSADYFYWKTGTKAVAAELGKEKIPHWDKIPAITTEAREMVWTFLEYFN; encoded by the coding sequence ATGTTTAGAAAACTATTATTTTTGTCGTTACTCCTTGCTGTAAATGTCACTTTAGCTGCTGAACAAATCAGAAGCTATCAGGTTTCAGTTAATCCTTTAAAGATGAATAAGATTGCCAAGCAATTTGAAGTTGTTCAGAAATTAGAAAAGGGTTTTGAAGTTTATGTTCTGGAAGAGCGTGTGCCCGAGTTTTTAAAACTGGCACCCCATGCTGTTTTATTACAAAAGAACATTCATTCTGAAACTGCTGATAAGGCCATTCCCGTTTATAGAAATTACGCACAGGTTGAAAATGACCTGAAAGCGTTTGCTGCTGATTTTAAAAATCTAGCGACACTGGAAACTTATGGCGTAACAAAACAAGGGCGCAACCTTTATGTTTTAAAATTATCAACTGGTGGAGAAAATAAACCTCGGCTGATGATCACGGCCGCAACTCACGGTGATGAATTAATTACAACGGAAGTTCTCTTCAATTTAACGGGAGAGTTACTAAAAGGTTATGGAGTTGATGCTCGTCTGACAAAAATTCTTGATGGACGCGATATTTATATTATCCCAGTAGTGAGTGCTGATAGTTTTGAAGCGCGCCAAAGATATGTACAAAACATGGACCCGAACAGAGCTTACCCGTGGCCGGATGAACCGAATAACAAAACTGTCGATGTTATTCAGTCGATGATGGACCTGACAAATAAAGTGAAGTTTACGGGATCGCTTGATCTGCACGCTTATGGAAAACTTGTGATGTACCCTTGGGGTTATACAAGAAAAGCTCCTACAAACGCAGCTGACGTTGTTACATTTAAAGATCTTGTTGTCTCAATGGCAAAAGACAATCAATACAAAGCTGGTCAGATTTCAACAACAATTTATGTTGCAGAAGGAAGTAGTGCAGATTACTTTTACTGGAAAACAGGAACAAAAGCAGTAGCTGCTGAACTAGGAAAAGAAAAGATTCCTCATTGGGATAAGATCCCGGCAATTACCACTGAAGCACGCGAAATGGTTTGGACATTTTTAGAATATTTTAATTAA
- a CDS encoding carbohydrate porin yields MKSFFSSLLFLILISGNARAFDTKNVEMFGYLRAGVGTNTYGGDQECFYNQGAGGGSGVGRNEFRLANECSNYLELGFRFNHIKSETKNVYTQFRIANTSPGNDSFESAKQSTNFVEAFAEIQGMNDLPYSFWVGKRFYRDQDVYIDDYYYFGSMNGNGAGMGNVDVLGGKFSLAYLREVTDTKTNIGTQGITVYDARLKNVPWNNSLKQNFWVAFGSAPEATDTTTKVKYEKANGYIVGTLLDYNINDNGFNHFAVLFGQGLMNNFNLYGDSTITLGNQQSSEKRLRFINHTTYNVNKKWAFHLSLNHERLMAGGETKEQWMGLGIRPVYRITETFHLVTEAGSSIVQNNGARRLSRVTIAPQLGLSEDIWGRPVLRAFYTHSFWNSKNKANIAQNAPTYADKTAGGAYGFQMETFF; encoded by the coding sequence ATGAAATCATTCTTTTCTTCATTGTTATTTCTTATCTTAATTTCAGGAAACGCTCGCGCTTTCGACACTAAAAATGTTGAGATGTTTGGCTATCTTCGCGCAGGAGTTGGAACCAACACTTACGGCGGCGATCAGGAATGTTTTTATAACCAAGGTGCCGGTGGTGGATCAGGAGTGGGAAGAAACGAATTCCGTCTTGCCAACGAATGCTCAAACTATCTCGAGCTTGGTTTCAGATTCAATCATATTAAAAGTGAGACAAAAAATGTCTACACACAATTTCGTATTGCCAATACAAGCCCCGGAAACGACTCTTTTGAATCAGCTAAGCAAAGCACAAACTTTGTAGAGGCCTTCGCAGAAATCCAGGGAATGAATGATCTTCCATACAGCTTTTGGGTTGGTAAAAGATTCTACCGTGACCAAGATGTTTATATCGATGACTACTACTACTTCGGAAGTATGAACGGAAACGGTGCCGGTATGGGTAACGTTGATGTCTTAGGTGGGAAATTCTCTCTTGCTTACCTTCGTGAAGTGACTGATACAAAAACAAACATCGGAACTCAGGGAATCACTGTGTACGATGCCCGTTTAAAAAATGTTCCATGGAATAACTCTTTAAAACAAAACTTCTGGGTAGCTTTCGGAAGTGCTCCTGAAGCAACCGATACGACGACAAAAGTAAAATACGAAAAGGCCAATGGATATATCGTAGGAACACTTCTTGACTATAACATCAATGATAATGGCTTCAACCACTTCGCTGTATTGTTCGGTCAAGGTTTAATGAACAACTTCAACCTTTACGGTGACAGTACAATCACTCTTGGAAACCAACAGAGTTCTGAGAAACGCCTGCGTTTCATCAACCACACAACTTACAACGTTAATAAAAAATGGGCCTTCCACTTATCTCTTAACCACGAGCGCTTAATGGCCGGCGGAGAGACAAAAGAGCAATGGATGGGTCTTGGGATTCGTCCGGTTTATAGAATCACTGAAACTTTCCACCTGGTAACAGAAGCTGGGAGTTCTATCGTTCAAAACAACGGTGCCAGAAGATTATCTCGCGTAACCATCGCTCCTCAATTAGGATTAAGCGAAGACATCTGGGGCCGCCCGGTTCTTCGTGCTTTTTACACTCACTCATTCTGGAATTCGAAAAACAAAGCGAACATCGCTCAAAACGCTCCTACCTATGCTGATAAAACGGCCGGTGGCGCTTACGGATTTCAAATGGAAACGTTTTTCTAA
- a CDS encoding ABC transporter permease subunit, giving the protein MWLSYALSISAIVLALVGIWIYAFQKKDAYKFFFPALVLFVLFSLVPISYSIYVSFTNLKTGHLLERKNVIELFENEKMIEPKSELLNFQVFKDQEDYLLVVDNLSAKFKAKDKSISLGSMAGLPPGVTKISNGDVLDLIEKNPEMKIVHPALGDYYFFRSDILAKIKPRYERLGNDKFKDNITGENLTEDTEIGQFKLAGESVGPGYYTFTGLSNYKELFFDPATNMVFLKTLSWTFVWAALSVILTFSLGSFLAVLLNDLEGKSKLIYRMVFIIPYSIPFFISVLIFKGMLNKDFGEVNTILSYFSISPVPWLENKLWARVSVLMVNLWLGFPYMLLVITGIIQSIPKSIYEASSLEGATKFQNFRFLTFPLVLRAMIPLLIGSFGFNLNNFVGIYLLTGGGPVMSDVSTPIGHTDILISYTYRLAFEGSQGQNFAMAAAVSMLIFVIVVALTFLNFKVSKLLKR; this is encoded by the coding sequence GCTCTTTGTCCTATTTAGTTTAGTTCCTATCTCATACAGTATTTATGTATCATTCACGAATTTAAAGACCGGACATTTACTAGAACGCAAAAATGTTATCGAGCTTTTTGAAAACGAAAAAATGATTGAGCCGAAATCGGAGCTTTTAAATTTTCAGGTTTTCAAAGACCAGGAGGATTATCTTTTAGTTGTTGATAATCTTTCAGCGAAATTTAAAGCGAAAGATAAAAGTATTAGTCTCGGGTCTATGGCAGGCCTGCCTCCCGGTGTAACTAAAATTTCGAATGGTGATGTTCTAGACTTAATTGAAAAGAATCCTGAGATGAAGATTGTTCATCCAGCTCTTGGAGATTATTACTTCTTTAGATCTGACATCCTTGCAAAAATCAAACCTCGTTATGAGCGTCTTGGTAATGATAAGTTTAAAGATAATATTACAGGTGAAAACCTGACGGAAGACACAGAGATCGGACAGTTCAAGCTGGCCGGAGAAAGTGTGGGCCCGGGATATTATACTTTTACCGGACTGAGCAATTACAAAGAGCTCTTCTTTGATCCTGCAACTAATATGGTTTTTCTAAAGACGCTGTCGTGGACATTTGTCTGGGCCGCTCTGTCAGTGATTCTGACTTTCTCACTTGGGTCTTTCCTGGCCGTTTTATTAAATGACCTGGAAGGGAAGTCGAAGCTTATTTATAGAATGGTTTTCATCATTCCTTATTCAATCCCATTTTTTATTTCAGTCTTGATCTTTAAAGGGATGTTAAATAAAGACTTCGGTGAAGTGAATACGATTTTAAGTTACTTCTCGATTAGTCCGGTTCCTTGGTTGGAGAATAAACTATGGGCACGCGTGAGTGTTCTCATGGTGAACCTGTGGCTTGGATTCCCGTACATGCTTTTAGTGATCACCGGGATTATCCAGTCGATTCCCAAATCAATTTACGAAGCTTCATCACTTGAAGGGGCGACTAAGTTTCAGAACTTCAGGTTTTTAACTTTTCCTCTTGTGTTGCGTGCGATGATCCCACTTTTAATCGGGTCGTTTGGATTTAACTTAAACAACTTCGTTGGAATTTATCTTCTGACAGGTGGTGGCCCGGTTATGTCCGATGTCAGCACACCGATTGGGCATACAGATATTTTAATTTCTTATACCTATAGATTGGCATTTGAAGGATCACAAGGTCAGAACTTCGCTATGGCCGCGGCCGTATCAATGCTTATTTTTGTGATTGTTGTGGCATTAACTTTCTTAAACTTCAAAGTTTCAAAACTTTTAAAGAGATAA
- a CDS encoding ABC transporter ATP-binding protein, producing MLQLKNIRKSYDNKLTIINNFNLDINPGEFVVIVGPSGCGKSTLLRMVAGLEEITSGQLLLNGKDISTFEPSKREVAMVFQDYALYPHMNVYDNLAFGLMIKKVDPAIIKEKVLKAAEILDLTTYLERKPSDLSGGQRQRVAMGRAIVKDAKIFLFDEPLSNLDAKLRHKMRAEIKKFHIDQKGTSIYVTHDQLEALTLADKLVIIRAGVIEQVGTPQEVFNNPKNSFVGEFIGTPAMNLIEVDLEYKDGGVYATGRNQAFHFKLPDNKTKFHTEKKKSPKTAVLGIRPTDIILHTTEEAGWNAKFEVLFTELLGHEANLILKYGNEELTSLIPAMHMPKDLKSAEFYFKLHFAHLFDSISGENLNL from the coding sequence ATGTTACAACTAAAAAACATTAGAAAGAGCTACGATAATAAATTAACGATCATCAACAACTTCAACCTTGATATCAATCCAGGTGAATTCGTCGTTATCGTTGGACCTTCTGGTTGTGGTAAATCAACACTGCTAAGAATGGTTGCCGGTCTGGAAGAAATCACTTCAGGACAGCTTTTATTAAACGGTAAGGACATCTCTACTTTCGAGCCAAGTAAGCGCGAAGTAGCGATGGTTTTCCAGGACTACGCTCTCTACCCACACATGAATGTTTACGACAATCTGGCGTTTGGTTTAATGATTAAAAAAGTTGATCCCGCGATCATCAAAGAAAAAGTTTTAAAGGCCGCTGAGATCTTAGACCTCACAACATACCTAGAAAGAAAACCATCAGATCTATCAGGTGGGCAAAGACAAAGAGTAGCGATGGGAAGAGCGATCGTAAAAGATGCTAAAATCTTCTTATTCGATGAACCTCTTTCAAACCTGGATGCTAAACTTCGCCATAAGATGAGAGCGGAAATTAAAAAATTCCACATCGATCAAAAAGGGACATCTATTTATGTCACTCACGATCAACTAGAAGCTCTTACCCTTGCAGACAAGTTAGTTATCATCAGAGCTGGTGTGATCGAGCAAGTTGGAACACCTCAGGAAGTTTTTAACAATCCAAAAAATTCATTCGTTGGAGAATTCATTGGAACTCCTGCGATGAACTTAATCGAAGTGGATCTTGAATACAAAGATGGTGGTGTCTACGCCACTGGAAGAAACCAAGCATTCCATTTCAAACTACCAGACAATAAAACAAAGTTTCACACAGAAAAGAAAAAATCTCCAAAGACTGCAGTGCTTGGAATCCGCCCGACAGACATTATCCTTCATACAACTGAAGAAGCTGGCTGGAACGCGAAATTTGAAGTTCTCTTCACTGAACTTTTAGGTCACGAAGCAAATTTAATCTTAAAGTATGGTAATGAAGAATTAACAAGCTTAATCCCAGCTATGCATATGCCAAAAGATTTAAAGTCAGCTGAGTTCTACTTCAAGCTACACTTTGCTCACCTATTCGATAGCATTTCAGGCGAAAACCTAAACTTATAA
- the malG gene encoding maltose ABC transporter permease MalG has translation MSGYNRKKQSLDKLLSHLMLIAIAIIVLLPVFVVVSVSLSKGGSLKTGLIPDAISFDNWKYILGIPYVNALGEKVVSPYPIMLWLFNSIKVSVISAFLMLLFSTTAAYSLSRFKFKGKEMSLMFLMVMQMFPNMMAMVAFYFMLDFIGQGVPWLGIDTHWGLILIYLGGTPFNIWLLKGYFDTLPRSIEESARMDGCTHFQAFYKIVLPLCTPILAVIGLLTFISTFSDFILPSILLKSQDQMTFAVGIQIFISESFASRWGQFAAASILGALPVSLLFFSIHRYIVDGLSHGGVKG, from the coding sequence ATGAGCGGATATAATAGAAAGAAACAAAGCCTGGATAAATTGCTGTCGCATCTGATGTTGATTGCGATTGCTATTATCGTTCTTCTTCCGGTGTTTGTTGTCGTCTCAGTTTCTTTGAGTAAAGGTGGATCGCTTAAGACGGGACTTATTCCAGATGCGATTAGTTTTGATAATTGGAAATATATCTTAGGTATCCCTTACGTGAACGCATTAGGGGAGAAAGTTGTTTCTCCTTATCCAATAATGCTTTGGCTTTTTAATAGTATTAAAGTTTCAGTGATCAGCGCATTTTTAATGCTGCTTTTTTCAACGACGGCCGCTTATTCACTTTCTCGCTTTAAGTTTAAAGGCAAAGAGATGAGTTTAATGTTTTTGATGGTCATGCAAATGTTTCCAAACATGATGGCGATGGTGGCATTTTACTTTATGCTGGATTTTATCGGTCAGGGAGTTCCGTGGTTGGGGATTGATACGCACTGGGGATTAATTCTGATTTATCTTGGCGGGACACCTTTTAATATTTGGCTTCTAAAAGGTTACTTCGATACGCTTCCGCGCTCAATTGAAGAGTCGGCGAGAATGGATGGATGCACACACTTCCAGGCCTTCTATAAGATCGTTTTACCGCTGTGTACGCCGATCCTGGCCGTTATCGGTCTACTTACATTCATCAGTACATTTTCGGATTTTATTTTGCCGTCGATCCTTTTAAAGTCGCAAGACCAGATGACGTTTGCCGTTGGGATTCAGATTTTTATCAGTGAGTCTTTTGCCAGTCGATGGGGGCAATTTGCTGCCGCTTCGATTTTAGGAGCGCTGCCAGTTTCACTTCTTTTCTTTTCTATCCACCGCTACATTGTAGATGGTCTATCGCACGGTGGAGTCAAAGGTTAA